TGAAAAATCGCATTTTACAGTGCATAAAAGAATTTTCAAAAAAGAAAGTACGAAAAGAATATCGTTTTTTGTTTGATTCCATTATTAAAAATTTTAGTTTAACAGAAGATCAATTATATCAACGTTCTAAAAAAATATTATTTTCAATATTATACGATTTCTATTTTTTTTCTAGAAACATAAGTACAATAGATAAATTTACTTATAATATTATAAGATCTTTTTTTTCTGGAAGAAAAATTAGTTTAGAAATGGATACAGATCAATTTTTATTAAAAATTGTAAAAAATATATTATATAGATTAAAAAATTCTGAAAAATGGTCAAATATTTTGATTCAATCTTCTTTAGAAAAGCTAAAACAAGGTAAAAATTGGGATTTGAGAAAAGAATTATTCAAAATAACTCATATGATGGTTGAAGAAAATAATTTTTTTCCCATAAAAAAAATTAAAAATTATTCTTTTGAAAATTTTTTACAGTTAAAAAATATTCTAATTAAAAGAACTAAAATATTTGAAACAAAATGTAAAAAAAAAGGAGAAAAATTTTTTAATTTCTTAGAAAATACTTCTATTCAAAAACATTCATTTATTCATTCAGATTTACCCATGTTTTTCCAAAAATTTAAAAGTGGAAATATATTTTTTAATCCTTTTAATAAACGTCTTGAAAAATATCTTAAAAAAGGAATATTATATTCCAAATTTTTTTCTGATGAAAATCAAAAAATATTAATAGAAACAAATAAGAAAGAAATACTTCTTTTATATGAAGAAACAAAATCTATGTATGAAAAAAACATATCCAATTATTTTTTGGATAAACTTTTTTTAAGAAACATAAGCATGTTATCAATAATACATGAAATTGAAAAAGAATTTCATTCTATAAGAAATGAAGAAAAAATTATTTTAAATTCAGAATTAAATAAAATTCTTTATGAAAAAATTGTTAAAGAAACATTTCCAAAAATATATGAAAAAATAGGAATACAATATAAATATTATTTCATAGATGAATTTCAAGACATTTCATTTTTACAATGGCAAAATATTAAAATATTAGTTGAAAATGCGTTATCCGAAAATGGATCAGCTATAATAGTAGGAGATCCTAAACAATCTATATACAGATGGAGAGGTGGAGATGCAAAACAATTTATAAATTTAATTTCTTCTAAAGAAAGTTTTTATAAAAAAAAAATAGAAACTATAGAAAAAAATTTTCGTAGTTATGAAGAAATAGTAAAATTTAATAATTTTCTTTATCAATCTATATCTAAAACATTCAAATCTACTATTTATCAAGATATATATAAAAATTATCAACAAAAAGTATATAAAAAATGTGGGGGTTATGTAGAATTAAACTTTATTAAAAATTATAATAAAAATTATAAGGAATATATTTATTCAAAAATAAAAAATAAAATAGAAAAATTATTAAAACAAAAATATATTTTATCAGATATTGCTATTTTAGTTAGAAATAATGAAGAAGGTTATTTTTTGTCTGAAAAACTAGTAGAAGATGGTTTTATTGTAAATACATCTGTTTCTTTACTAATAAAGAATCATTTGGAAATACAAATTATCATAAATTTTTTATATGTTATTGGTTATCCTCATTATTATCAAAAAAGAGTTTTTCTAATTTTTTTATTATCACAAAAAAAATTCTTTCGTATTCGTAGTAATACGACTATAAATAATGATCATGACTTCATCATGAAGATGATTTTTTTACCTATAGATTTATTTATAAAAAAGATTACACTAAAAAATTCATTCAATGTTAATAAATTTTATAATAAATCTATATATAATATATCGGAAAAAATTATTGAAGTTTTTGGATTATTAGATAAAAGAAATTATACATATATCTATTCTTTCTTAGATTTTGTTTATCGATCCATGAAAAAAGTAGGAAATTCTATTTTAGATTTTCTAGATTACTGGGAATTAAAAAAAAACAAAGAAAGTATAGTGATTTCTAATCAAATTAATGCTATTCGTATTATGACTATTCACAAATCTAAAGGGTTACAGTTTCCTGTAGTATTGATTCCTTTTGCGGATTGGAATATTCTTCCTAAAAAAAAAGAAAAAATATGGATAGATGTAAATCCTTATTTATATAATGGATTAAATACTATTTATTTAGAAATAGAAACTTATTTTAAACATATTAAACATGATGATAATATTCGAACTCTTTATAAAGATTATCTATCAAATATTCTATTTGATAATATCAATTTATTATATGTAGCTACTACCCGTTCTGTTGAACAACTTATTTTATTTTCCAAACTTGGAGACAATAAGAATAAATCTGTATCATTTTATATTAAAAATTTTCTATGTGAAAAAAAAATGTGGAATGAAAAAAAATATCAGTATTTCTTCGGAAAAGAAGAAAAAATTTCTTAATTGATTTTTATTTCACATGTTTTTCCGCATGATAAGAAGATCTAACTAATGGTCCACTTTCTACATATTTAAATCCCATTTTTAATCCAATTTTTTTCAATTCTTTAAATTGTTCTGGAAAAACAAAAAAACGAACGGGATAATGTTTTGAAGAAGGTTGTAAATATTGTCCCATTGTCAAAATATCTACTTTAGATTTTTTTATATCTTTCATAGTTTCTACTATTTCTTCTTTTGTTTCTCCTAATCCTAACATAATTCCCGTTTTTGTACGTATATTTTTATTTTTTTCTTTAATGTATTGTAAAATTTCAAGACTACGATCATATTTAGCTTGTATCCGAATTTTTTTTGTTAATCGAGAAACTGTTTCTACATTATGGGAAATAACTTCTGGTTTGGTATCAATTATTTTATCTATTATTTTTTTTTCTCCTTTAAAATCTGGTATTAAAGCCTCTATTGTAATATCGGGATTAAAATTCCGTATTTTCTGTATAGTATGAACCCATATATAGGACCCCATATCCTGTAAATCATCTCTATTTACAGAAGTTAATACAGCATGTTTTATTTTTAATATTTTTATAGATTTTGCTACCTTTTCTGGTTCTTTCCAATCTATTTGATTAGGCCGTCCTGTTTTTACTCCGCAAAATCGACAAGATCTTGTACAAATATTTCCCAATATCATAAAAGTAGCAACACCTTTGTCCCAACATTCTCCTATATTGGGACAACTTCCACTTTGACATATTGTATTCAGTTTATGTAAAGAAACTAACTTCTGCAAGTTATGATAATTTTTATTTGTTGGTAATTTTACTTTTATCCATTTTGGTTTTTTTTGAATGACACTCATATTTTTTATTATATATATTAATAATACTACCAAAAAATATAAAAATCAATTTTTTTTAATAAATTTGTCACAATAAGATGTTTTTTTTTATATGAAAGTGTTTGTAAAAGACATAGCTGATATATTAGAAAATATAGCTCCTGTGAAATATGCACATTCTTATGATAACGTTGGATTAATTGTAGGATCATTTCATAAAAAAGTAAAAAATGTATTGATTACTTTAGACCTAACTGAAGAAGTTTTTTATGAATCTATTAATAAAAAATGTGATTTAATAATTTCTTTTCATCCTATCATTTTTCAATCTATTAAAAATATAACTGGAAAAACATATTCAGAAAGAGTTATAATTCATGCGTTAAAAAATGATACATCTATTTATGTAATTCATACTAATCTAGATATGGTATGGGATGGACCTTCTTCTTATATATCAAAATTATTGAAAATTAATAGAGAAAAAGTTCTTTTTCCAAAGAAAGAAAATCTAAAAAAATTAACAACCTATGTCCCAATAGATTATGCTTCTAAAGTTAGAAATGCTTTATTTGAAGCAGGAGCTGGAAATATATCTAATTACAGTCATTGTAGTTATAATTTTGATGGGTTTGGAAGTTATATGGGAAATAAAAAAACTAAACCTTTTTTTGGTAAAAAAGAAGTTTTTCATATGGAAAGAGAGACTTGTATTAATGTAATCTTTCCTAATTATAAGTTAAATATAATAAAAAATGCTTTATTTAAAAGTCATCCTTATGAAGAAATTGCTTACGAAATTTATAATATTGAAAATATCAGTCCTTATATAGGAATAGGCTTTATAGGAAATCTTATGAAAAAAATGAATGAATACGATTTTCTTTGTTTTATAAAAAAAAAAATGAATGTTACTTGTATTCGACACTCTAATTTTAGAGAAAAAAACATTCAAAAAATAGCTATGATTACAGGTTCAGGTCGTTTTGGAATAGAAACTGCTATAAAAGAAAAAGCTGATGTTTTTGTTTCTTCCGATTTAAAATATCATGATTTTTTTAAACATGAAAAAAAAATATTAATTGTGGATATAGGACACTATGAATCTGAAAAATTCACTAAAAATTTAGTAAAATCTTTCTTAGATAAAAATTTTACTTCTATTTCTGTTTATGAATCAGAAATTCATACTAATCCAGTTAAATATTTTCATTAATTAATTATGGAACATAAAATACAAGAAGCAGTTACTGTGATAGATAAGTTAAGAGTATTATATAATCTTCAATTAATAGACTCCCGTATAGATGAAATACGAAAATTTCGGAAAAATATTCCTATAGAAATAGAAAGTCTAGAAGAAGAACTAGACAAAATGAAAAAAAAATTAGAAAATATTCATGAAGATATTCTTTATCTAAAAGAGAATATAAATAGACAAAACCAAAGTGTTAAGTCTTCAGAGATTTTAATCAATAAATATGAAAAACAAAAAGATCATGTCAAAAACCATAAAGAATTATATTCTCTAGATAAAGAGATTGATTATCAAAAATTAGAAATTCAGTTATCTAAAAAAAGAATTAAAGAATTAAACATTCAAATTTATAAAAAAAAGGAAATTTTAAAAAAAAAAGAATATTTATTAAAAAACAAAAAAGAACACCTTTTGCATAAAAAAAAAGAGTTAAATAATATTCTTTTGGAAAACGATAAAGAAGAAAAAATCTTATTAAAGAAATCTTTATTTTTTTCTAAAAAAGTAGATAATAATTTATTAAAAACCTATCAAAGAATAAGAAATGGAGTCAAAAATGGAGTAGCTATAGCTCCAGTACAAAGAGGTGCACCATTGGGGTCTTATTTAGCAATAACACCTCAAAAATATTCTGAATTGGTACAACGTACCAAACTTTTAATAGATGAACATAGTGGAAGAATATTGATAGATTCTGAATTAGCTGAAGAAGAAAAAAAAAAATCTTTTGTTTTTTGTTATAAAAAAAAATTGTAAATCATGGCACGAACTTATTCTTCTAACGAAATTAAAATTAAAATTAAAAATTTTAACTTATTAGAAGTTTCTTCAGGAAAGAAGAAATTTCTTAAAGATTTTTTTTCAGATAAAGCAACTGTAATAATGTTTATTTGCAATCATTGTCCATATGTTAAATATATTAATACGGAATTAATTCGTTTGGCTAAGGATTTTATTCCAAAAAATATTTCATTTTTAGCAATCAATTCTAATGATATCAAAAAATACCCGGAGGATTCTCCAGAAAATATGAAACAAGTACATTATAAATTAGGTTATCCTTTTCCTTATTTTTTTGATGAAACACAAGAAGTCGCCAAATATTATGGAGCACAATGTACTCCTGAATTTTTTATATTTTCCGGAAGTGGAAATTTATATTATCATGGACAATTAGATGATTCTAGACCAGAAAATAACGTTCCTATTACAGGTTTTGATGTAAGAAATGTATTACAAAACATTTTAAATGGAAAAAAAATACCTACAACAGTAAAATTAAGTTACGGATGTAATATCAAATGGAAAGCATGAGGTTATTATAATAAGTGGGTATAATATTTAAAAAATATTTTATAGATTCAGATAAATTTTTTTCTAATGTTCCTCCTGCTGCATTTTTATGCCCTCCTCCTCTGAAATGTTTTCTCGAAAACATATTTACATCAAAATTTCCTTTTGATCGAAAAGAAATTTTGACAGGAAGTTCTTCTTTTTCTTCAAAAAAGAAAACGGAAAAAACAATATTTTTAATATTTAATCCATAAGTGATAATTCCCTCTGTATCTCCTTGTTTATAAGAATGCAAATCAACATCCGAAGCTTTAATACTCGTATAAGCTGTTCTATATTTTTTAATGACTTTTAATCTTTTCAATGCTTTAGATAATAATTTTAATTTATTTTCATTATATTTTTCTTGTAAATGATTATAAATATAACTTATGTCAATTCCTTTCTTTATTAATTTACCGGCAATAAAATGAGTTTCTGAAGTTACAGAAGGAAAACGAAAAAGACCTGTATCTGTCATTAATCCTACATATAAACATGTAGCTATTTCTTTGTCTATTTTATCTAAATTATTCATTTTTGATATGAATCGAAAAACTAAAATACTAGTAGCTGCTACCGTAGAATCTGAAAACATAAAATCAAAATGAAGTGGAAATGGATGATGATCAATGAGTATTTTTTTTGCTTTTGAATACAAAAAAAAATCTCTTATATTATTTATTCTAGAATAATTATTAAAATCTATGAGAAAAACATAATCAGAGTCTGCAATTTTTTTTTTTATTAAAGATTTTGTATGTTCAGAAAACACAATAATATCCTTGCATCCAGGGAGCCATTTAAAAGATTCAGAATATTCTGTTGGAGATATTAAATCTACACTATGTTTTAATTTTCTAAAATAAAATAAAAGAGCTAAAGAAGAACCCAAAGCATCTCCATCTGGATTATTATGCGGTAATAATACAATTTTTTTCTTATTTTTATTTATTTCATTAATATTAGAGTACAACATATACTATTTTTTTTTCAATCCTAATTCTTCTCCTTTTTTTAACATGAGAATATAAGCAGAATGAAAATTATTAGATATTTTTCCTTCTAAAATAGAGTCTTTAACAAAATTTTTTATGATTCCTATTTTTTTACATGGATAAATATGAAAGGCTTTCATTATATCATTTCCCGATATAGGAGATTTCCAATTTTTAATCTTATCTTTTTTTTCTAGATTTCTAATCCTTTCCATGAGAAGGTAAATATTTTTTTCGTACTGATTTTTTCTTTCCATATTATTAGTAGTAATATCAGCAATACATAATTTCATTAAATCTTCTAAATCATTTCCTATATCAAATATAAATCTACGTATAGCAGAATCACTGGAGTTGTATCCTATTAATGCAATAGGTCTATAACTATATTGAATCATTTTTTTCACATACTTCATAGAAGAACCTTTTGGAAGTTTTAAACGTTGAAATATATTTTTAACCATCTTAGATCCTACAAATTCATGGTCATGAAATGACCATCCTATTCTTGGAATGAATTTTTTGGTATAAGTTTTTCCAATATCGTGAAGTAATGCAACCCATCTTAACCAAAGAGAATTATCTTTTTCTTTGCTAATATTATCTACTACTTGCAAAGTATGATAAAAGTTATCTTTATGTTTATATCCATTTTTTTCTTCTATTCCTTTTAAAGAAACAAGTTCCGGTAATATTATTGATAATAACTCAGATTTATATAACAAAAATAACCCTATAGAAGGTTTTTCGGATAATAAAATTTTGTTAAATTCTTCAATAATTCTTTCTGTAGAAACAATATTTATTCTATCCTTGTTTTTTTTAATTGATTGAAATGAATATTTTTCTATATTAAACTGTAATTGAGTGGCAAACCGTATAGCTCGCATCATTCGTAGTGGATCATCAGAATAAGTAATATTTGCATCTAATGGAGTTTTTAATATTTTTTTTTTCAAATCAGATAAACCTCCAAATGGATCTATTAACTCTCCATAATTATTATGATTGAGACTAATAGCTAAAGTATTGATTGTAAAATCTCTTCTATTTTGATCATCTTGTAATGATCCCAATTCTATAACTGGTTTTCTACTATAAAAATGATACGATTCTTTTCGTGATCCTACAAATTCTATTTTTTGATTATCATATTCTAACATTGCTGTACCGAAACGCTTGAATATCCTTATTTTAGGATGATAAGAAACAATATTTTTAGAAACCTCTTTAGCTAGCCTAATCCCTTCTCCTATGGTTAAAATATCTAGATCTCTTGATTGTACTTTCCCAAGTAAAAAATCTCTAACATAACCTCCTATAACATAACTATTTTGTTTTATTTTTTGAGAAGATATACTTACAATATGAAATATTTTTTTATGAACAGCAGATGATAAATTCATATTAGTCTATATGCGTAATATTTTTACTTTATTAGACACAATTTTTATGATAGAAGAAGCACTATAGTTTGGTTTTTCTTTTCTACGAAAATTTACAATGTAGTCTGTTCTACTTAAAATAGCGGGATTAATTTCTGAAAAAGATTTAGGAGTCATAAATCCTGAAAAATTAGCAGAAGTAGAAATAATAGGTCTATCTAATTTTCTTATTAAACCAATGCAAAATGGGTCATATGTTAAACGGATAGCTAAAGTGTTGTCTTGTCTAAAAAAATTAGATGCTATTTTTTTAGTGTTTTTATATACTATGGTGATAGGTTTATCTTTTTTTACAAGATTATTAATAATTATTCTTCTAGTAAAATCAGAGATTTTTCCTACCAATTGATGTAAACGATCTATACTTTCTACCAAAACAATCATAGATTTGCAAATATTTCTATTTTTTATTTCACATATTTTTTGTATAGCTTGAATATTAAATGCATCACACCCCAACCCCCATATAGTATCTGTAGGATATAATATATTTTTTCCTTTTTTTAGTATATCTACACTTTTTTCTATTTCTATCTGAAAAGACATTTAAATTTTTAAATTATGAGTTCTTAACGCTTGATTTAAAGAAACTTTTTTATCTGTGCTTTCTGTTCTTTTTCCTATAATCATAGCACATGGAACATAATATGTACCTGAAGGGAATTTTTTTGGATAAGATCCTGGTATGACTACAGAATAGTTTGGAATAAAACCTTTTGTTTCAATAGCTTTTTCATTAGTTACATCAAAAATTCTGGTAGAGGCAGTGAGTACAACATTTGCTCCTAAAACAGAACCCTTTTTAATCAAAACTCCCTCCACTAAAATGCATCTAGATCCAATAAATACATCATCTTCAATAATTACTGGATGAGCTTGTAATGGCTCTAAAACTCCTCCTACTCCTACTCCTCCGCTTAAATGAACGTTACTACCAATTTGAGCACAACTTCCCACTGTAGCCCATGTATCTATCATAGTGTTTTCTCCTATATATGCTCCTATATTAACATAAGATGGCATGAGAATGACTCCAGGTGATATATATGAACCATAACGTGCTATAGCATGAGGAACTACACGGATTCCTTTTTCCTTAAATTTATTTTTAATAGGAATTTTATCATAAAATTCTAATGGACCTAATTCTATTGTATTCATATTTTGAATAGAAAAATACATAATAATAGCTTTTTTAACCCATTCATTGATTATCCATTTTTCATTGAAATAATTCGATACCCTGACTGAACCCATTTCTAAATATTCAATGACCTGATAAACTATATCTTTTATATTTGTATCAGTGGTCCATACATTTTTTTTATACCAAAATTTTTCTATTTCTAATTTTAATCTGTCCACTTTTATTATATTAATGATGACAAAAATAGCGAAAATAAAATAAGATAACAAAACAAGTATAAGTAGATTTTACAATGTCAAAAATATTAGGAATTGATTATGGGAAAATTATGACTGGTTTATCTATAACAGATGAAAAAAAAATATTTTCGTTTGGATTAGATACTATTTTAACAAAAAATTTAATGAATTTTTTAGAAAATTTTTTATCTTATGAAAAAATAGAAACAATTGTTGTAGGATTACCAAAAAAATTGAATAATCAAAAAGAAATTTTAATAGAAACAGAAATTCAGAATTTTATTTCTATCTTTCATGTAAGGTATCCTACAATCATTATTGAAAGACTCGATGAACGTTTTACATCTAAAATAGCTTTTAATACCATGATTGAATTGGGTTTAAAAAAAAAAAAAGAAGAATAAAAAAAATTTTAAATCAGATTAGTGCTACTATAATTTTACAGTCTTATCTTACGAAAAAAGAAAAACAAGATTGATTCATGATATTACCTATAGTTCTTTATGGAAATCCTATTTTGAGAAAAAAATGCTTAGACATAGATTTTTCTTCTTATGAGAAAAAGAAGGAAATTAATCAATTAATTAAAGATATGTTTGAAACAATACATAAAGTAAAAGGAATAGGATTAGCAGCACCCCAAATTGGAAAAAATATTAGACTTTTTATAGTTGAAACTTCTTATTTAAAAGGAGAACACATCAAAAATTATAAAGAAGTTTTTATTAATGCTAGAATATTAAAAATTCATGGAAAAGAATATAAGTTTAATGAAGGATGTCTTAGTATTCCTGGAATTATGGGATATATCAAAAGAAAATCTAATGTCATAATTGAATATTATGATCAAAATTGGAGGAAAAAAAAAAAATTTTAACAGGAATATGTGCAAGAGTAATATTGCATGAATACGATCATATTGAAGGGAAACTTTTCATAGATTATTTTTCTTATAAAAAGAAAAAAATAATAGAAAGAAAATTGATGAATTTATTTTGAATAAATATCATCTAAAATTTTTTTAAATACATTAGGTTCATTCATAGATATATATGAAAGAATTTTTCTATTAATTTTAATTTTTTTTTCGGATAATTTATTCATAAATTCAGAATAGGATTTTCCATACTGACGTACTCCCGCATTAATACGCTGAATCCAAAGAGATCTGAAATCTCTTTTTTTTCTTTTTCTCCCATAAAAAGCATAAACAAAAGATTTTTCTACAGCGTTTTTAGCAACTGTATAAACTTTACTTCTGGAACCATAAAAACCTTTGGATAATTTCAGTATTTTCTTACGTTTTCGTCTAGAGGAAACCGAATTGGTAGATCTAGGCATAATTTTCTAAATTTGTGTTTTTATATTTTTTTGATCTGATTTTTTCAACAAAGTAAATCTAGAAAGATTACGTTTTTTCCTTTTAGATTTTTTAGTTAAAAGATGATTTTTAAATGCGTGTTTTCTTTTAATATACCCATTCCCTGTTTTTTTAAATCTTTTTTTTGATCCTGATTTTGTTTTTAATTTAGGCATAAAAATAATTCAAAATTTTTTTGGAGCTAATATCATATACATTCTCTTTCCTTCCATAACCGGCATTTGTTCTACTTTTCCATATTCCTCAATTTCTTCTGCAAATTTTAATAATTTTATTTTACCTTGGTCTTTATATACTATAGAACGGCCTTTAAAAAAAACAAATACTTTGACTTTATCTCCACGCATTAAAAATTTCTCTGCGCTTTTAATCTTTACTTTTCCATCATGATCTCCAATTTGTGGTCCAAATCTAATTTCCTTAGTATTGACTTTAATTTGTTTTGCTTTAAATTGTTTTTTTCTTTTTTTTTGTTCATATAAAAATTTTTTATAATCCAATATCTTACAAACCGGAGGATTTAATTTAGGATTAATTTCAACTAAGTCTAGTTCTCTTTCTTTAGAAAATTGTAGTGCTTTTTGTATAGAATAAATTCCATTCTCTATGGAAGAATCACCTACTAAACGAACTTTTTGTGTATTAGCAATCCTTTCGTTAATACGATGTTCTTCTTTTTTTTGTGGTAATGGCCTGTATATTCTATTTCTTCTATTACCTCTACCACTTCTTGAGTATTTCTTTTTTATAACAGTTTTAGTTTTTAAATTTATTTATTTCATTCAAAATAGATTCTAATCCATTGGATATAGAAAATTCTCCTATATGTCCTATACCATGACGTCGTATTGACATCATTTTATTTTTTTCCTCTTTTTTTCCCAAAATTATCATATAAGGAATTTTATTTTCTTCAGAATCTCTAATTTTTTTATTAATTTTCTCGTTTCTATTATCAATAAATACACGAATTTTATAATCTTGCATTAAATTTAAAATTTTTTTCGCATAAACTGCATATTTTTCACTTATAGGAAGTATAACAGCCTGATTAGGAACCAACCATAATGGAAGATTTCCCTCTGTATGTTCTATCATAATAGCAATAATACGTTCTAACGAACCAAATGGAGCTCTGTGTATCATTACTGGACGACATTTTTCATTATTTTTCCCCTTATAATATAAATCAAATCTTTCAGGCAAATTATAATCAACTTGAATTGTTCCAAGTTGCCAACTTCTCCCTAAAGAATCTTGAATGAGAAAATCTAATTTTGGTCCATAAAAAGCAGCATCTCCATAATTAATAGATGCTTCTATATTTTCTTCTTTCACTATTTGTAAAATAGATTTTTCAGCCTTTTCCCAATTTATTTCTGATCCTATATAATCATTCATTTTTTTAGGATTTCTAAGAGATATTCTAACTGTGTATGTCAAAAAACCTAGATATCGAAAAACATAAAAAACTAAATTAATTACTTTCTTAAATTCCTCTAACAATTGATCATGAGTACAAAAAATATGAGCATCATCTTGAGTAAAACATCTAACTCTAGTTAGACCATGAAGTTCTCCACTTTGTTCATAACGATACACAGTTCCAAACTCTGCAAAACGTTTAGGAAGATCACGATAAGACCATTCTTGAGAACGATAAATTTCACAATGATGAGGACAATTCATAGGTTTTAAAAGATACTCTTCGTCAAAAAGAGGAGTATGAATAGGTTTAAAATGATTTTTTCCGTATTTACTCCAATGACCACTTCTAACATATAATTTTTTGCATCCAATGTGTGGAGTTACGACCATTTCATATCCTGATTTTTTTTGAACATCAGTTAGAAATTCTTCTAAATTTTTCCTAAAAACTACTCCTCTAGGTAACCATAAAGGTAATCCTGTTC
The sequence above is drawn from the Blattabacterium cuenoti genome and encodes:
- a CDS encoding UvrD-helicase domain-containing protein is translated as MIITPPTLKIYNASAGSGKTTFLVINYLYILLKSPYPDEFKRILALTFTKKASEEMKNRILQCIKEFSKKKVRKEYRFLFDSIIKNFSLTEDQLYQRSKKILFSILYDFYFFSRNISTIDKFTYNIIRSFFSGRKISLEMDTDQFLLKIVKNILYRLKNSEKWSNILIQSSLEKLKQGKNWDLRKELFKITHMMVEENNFFPIKKIKNYSFENFLQLKNILIKRTKIFETKCKKKGEKFFNFLENTSIQKHSFIHSDLPMFFQKFKSGNIFFNPFNKRLEKYLKKGILYSKFFSDENQKILIETNKKEILLLYEETKSMYEKNISNYFLDKLFLRNISMLSIIHEIEKEFHSIRNEEKIILNSELNKILYEKIVKETFPKIYEKIGIQYKYYFIDEFQDISFLQWQNIKILVENALSENGSAIIVGDPKQSIYRWRGGDAKQFINLISSKESFYKKKIETIEKNFRSYEEIVKFNNFLYQSISKTFKSTIYQDIYKNYQQKVYKKCGGYVELNFIKNYNKNYKEYIYSKIKNKIEKLLKQKYILSDIAILVRNNEEGYFLSEKLVEDGFIVNTSVSLLIKNHLEIQIIINFLYVIGYPHYYQKRVFLIFLLSQKKFFRIRSNTTINNDHDFIMKMIFLPIDLFIKKITLKNSFNVNKFYNKSIYNISEKIIEVFGLLDKRNYTYIYSFLDFVYRSMKKVGNSILDFLDYWELKKNKESIVISNQINAIRIMTIHKSKGLQFPVVLIPFADWNILPKKKEKIWIDVNPYLYNGLNTIYLEIETYFKHIKHDDNIRTLYKDYLSNILFDNINLLYVATTRSVEQLILFSKLGDNKNKSVSFYIKNFLCEKKMWNEKKYQYFFGKEEKIS
- the lipA gene encoding lipoyl synthase; this encodes MSVIQKKPKWIKVKLPTNKNYHNLQKLVSLHKLNTICQSGSCPNIGECWDKGVATFMILGNICTRSCRFCGVKTGRPNQIDWKEPEKVAKSIKILKIKHAVLTSVNRDDLQDMGSYIWVHTIQKIRNFNPDITIEALIPDFKGEKKIIDKIIDTKPEVISHNVETVSRLTKKIRIQAKYDRSLEILQYIKEKNKNIRTKTGIMLGLGETKEEIVETMKDIKKSKVDILTMGQYLQPSSKHYPVRFFVFPEQFKELKKIGLKMGFKYVESGPLVRSSYHAEKHVK
- a CDS encoding Nif3-like dinuclear metal center hexameric protein, with the protein product MKVFVKDIADILENIAPVKYAHSYDNVGLIVGSFHKKVKNVLITLDLTEEVFYESINKKCDLIISFHPIIFQSIKNITGKTYSERVIIHALKNDTSIYVIHTNLDMVWDGPSSYISKLLKINREKVLFPKKENLKKLTTYVPIDYASKVRNALFEAGAGNISNYSHCSYNFDGFGSYMGNKKTKPFFGKKEVFHMERETCINVIFPNYKLNIIKNALFKSHPYEEIAYEIYNIENISPYIGIGFIGNLMKKMNEYDFLCFIKKKMNVTCIRHSNFREKNIQKIAMITGSGRFGIETAIKEKADVFVSSDLKYHDFFKHEKKILIVDIGHYESEKFTKNLVKSFLDKNFTSISVYESEIHTNPVKYFH
- a CDS encoding zinc ribbon domain-containing protein, translating into MEHKIQEAVTVIDKLRVLYNLQLIDSRIDEIRKFRKNIPIEIESLEEELDKMKKKLENIHEDILYLKENINRQNQSVKSSEILINKYEKQKDHVKNHKELYSLDKEIDYQKLEIQLSKKRIKELNIQIYKKKEILKKKEYLLKNKKEHLLHKKKELNNILLENDKEEKILLKKSLFFSKKVDNNLLKTYQRIRNGVKNGVAIAPVQRGAPLGSYLAITPQKYSELVQRTKLLIDEHSGRILIDSELAEEEKKKSFVFCYKKKL
- a CDS encoding thioredoxin family protein; this translates as MARTYSSNEIKIKIKNFNLLEVSSGKKKFLKDFFSDKATVIMFICNHCPYVKYINTELIRLAKDFIPKNISFLAINSNDIKKYPEDSPENMKQVHYKLGYPFPYFFDETQEVAKYYGAQCTPEFFIFSGSGNLYYHGQLDDSRPENNVPITGFDVRNVLQNILNGKKIPTTVKLSYGCNIKWKA
- a CDS encoding DHH family phosphoesterase, which translates into the protein MLYSNINEINKNKKKIVLLPHNNPDGDALGSSLALLFYFRKLKHSVDLISPTEYSESFKWLPGCKDIIVFSEHTKSLIKKKIADSDYVFLIDFNNYSRINNIRDFFLYSKAKKILIDHHPFPLHFDFMFSDSTVAATSILVFRFISKMNNLDKIDKEIATCLYVGLMTDTGLFRFPSVTSETHFIAGKLIKKGIDISYIYNHLQEKYNENKLKLLSKALKRLKVIKKYRTAYTSIKASDVDLHSYKQGDTEGIITYGLNIKNIVFSVFFFEEKEELPVKISFRSKGNFDVNMFSRKHFRGGGHKNAAGGTLEKNLSESIKYFLNIIPTYYNNLMLSI